One genomic region from bacterium encodes:
- a CDS encoding biotin transporter BioY, translating into MTIAGTLVAGARGATALRRATAEVVLVTAGAALVALGARLSVPLPFSQVPITGQTFAVLLVGAALGSGRGVASMLTYLAAAVAGLPIFSGGGCCLPWLLGPTGGYLMAFPFSAWLVGRLAERGWDRRFDTAALAMLAGTAVIYAFGVTWLAAFVGWERALLAGFLPFLVGDAVKLLLAAALLPVAWKIIAAVRGVEPGA; encoded by the coding sequence GCGGGTACGCTGGTGGCAGGCGCGCGGGGTGCGACGGCGCTGCGTCGCGCCACGGCGGAGGTCGTGCTGGTGACGGCGGGCGCTGCGCTGGTGGCGCTGGGCGCCCGGCTGTCGGTGCCGTTGCCGTTCTCGCAGGTGCCGATCACCGGTCAGACGTTCGCCGTCCTGCTGGTCGGCGCGGCGCTGGGCAGTGGGCGCGGTGTGGCGAGCATGCTGACCTACCTCGCCGCCGCAGTCGCCGGGCTGCCGATCTTCTCGGGAGGCGGTTGCTGCCTGCCGTGGCTGCTGGGTCCGACCGGCGGCTACCTCATGGCCTTCCCGTTCTCTGCCTGGCTGGTGGGCCGGCTCGCGGAGCGCGGCTGGGACCGGCGCTTCGACACCGCTGCACTGGCGATGCTCGCGGGGACCGCCGTGATCTACGCGTTCGGCGTGACCTGGCTCGCCGCCTTCGTGGGCTGGGAGCGGGCGCTGCTCGCGGGGTTCCTGCCGTTCCTCGTGGGCGACGCGGTGAAGCTCCTGCTCGCGGCGGCGCTCCTGCCCGTGGCGTGGAAGATCATCGCCGCGGTGCGCGGGGTCGAGCCCGGAGCGTGA